A region of Elusimicrobiota bacterium DNA encodes the following proteins:
- a CDS encoding gliding motility-associated C-terminal domain-containing protein, whose translation MNNMRIYPRSGARWVVLLTVVMLVGGVTFLQKVHGGTEFALTKVYSRLFTPNNDGLNDKFVIEVDNPYGDDFYVKIFAITGEEVVSLKYTDTGGKQRVVWDGKDNSNFLVPPGVFVYHLYIPALNKVFSGTVVVAY comes from the coding sequence ATGAATAATATGCGTATATACCCGCGCAGCGGTGCGCGGTGGGTGGTATTGTTAACCGTTGTGATGCTGGTAGGGGGTGTTACTTTTCTACAGAAGGTTCACGGCGGGACAGAGTTTGCCCTTACAAAAGTATACTCCCGGCTGTTCACCCCGAATAATGACGGGTTGAATGATAAGTTTGTGATTGAAGTTGATAACCCGTATGGCGATGATTTTTATGTAAAAATATTCGCGATTACCGGCGAGGAAGTTGTTTCACTTAAATACACAGATACCGGCGGGAAACAAAGGGTTGTGTGGGACGGGAAGGATAATAGTAACTTTCTTGTTCCTCCGGGAGTGTTTGTGTACCATCTGTACATCCCGGCGTTGAATAAAGTATTCAGCGGGACCGTTGTTGTTGCGTATTGA